CCCGTAGCAAGCCCAGCTAGCCTGAATGAGAAGCAGAATGAGGAAGGCCCTGGAAATCATTTAACAAAGTTGGTTGACTGTCCTGTATCGAGAATTGTTTAGATGTGTGAAAATATAAAGAAAAGCTTACGGTCTGATAGAGGGTTGTCTACAGTTGTCTTTTGCTGGCCATTTGTGGCCGTTTATTTCCCGGCGTTGGATAGCGTATAGTCAATACAAACCAGTTAGGGATGTTCAAACCGGCTAAAAACAAACTGCTGGTACATTCAATGGTCTTTTAGCCGGGAAGGGATCAACATGTGGGATCGACCTGGGCCACGAGCGGTCGGATTCGCCGGCAGTAATATCCGATGCCGTTCTTTTACGCCAGAACTCAAATCGGATTTCCCGGCACGATATTGGTACAAGCTGTCAACAAACAAACTAAGAACAATATGGCAACTGAAAATGTAAGCGGTGTTATCAGGGATCTGATCGAGATTAACAATGACCGCGTAGCTGGCTTTGAGAAAGTGATTGAGGATATCAATGATGAAAATGTTGACTTGAAAGCGATTTTTGCGGAATACGCGCAACAAAGCCGAAAAAACGTGCAGGAACTTTCTGCTATTGCCGGCACTGCGCCGCATCTGGAAGAAGATAAAAGTGTTAGCGGAGCCTTGCACAGGGCATGGATCGATGTGAAATCGCTGTTTGGCGGCAGCGACCGTGCAAGTATTCTCTCAGAAGCTGAGCGTGGCGAAGATGCGATTAAAAAAGCTTATCAGGACGCGCTCAATGACAACGGCCTGCCTTATCAGGCACGGGAAATTGTTAGCAGCCAGGCGCAAGGCATCAATGCGGCGCATGACAGGGTCAAAGCCTTGCGGGATACGGCCAAAGCCTAACATTGAAGACTAATACCAAAGCTGCTTCTCTCGGGATGCAGCTTTTTTTGTTTTAAACCGGGTTGAAAAATGGCCGGAAAACCATCCATGTGTTGATTTTAATATACACAGGTATCGATGGAAAGGCGAGATCGGCTCCTAAACCTGGGTGAGTAGCAGGCCTGCTGCTATGAGGCAAGTCGCAAACACCCTATGTCCATAAAAATCCCTCCTTCTCCGGATTTTTTGTTTGAGAAAATCTGAATGCCAATCCGGGCCAATCAACTGAATTTCTTTCTGCTGCAAAACTTCCCCGACACTCAACGTATTTTTTTATATTGTCTGTAAATATCTCAAACTCTCCATGCCGCTATTGCCGATATCCTTAATAACCAGCCTGGGATTATCTATACTCTCGGGTCTGATAAAGTACTACAAAAGGGACATAACCGCTCATAGTTCCGAAATAGCTCTTGAAAGTCTCGACGGAATATTCAGTGGGGTGCTAGGCAGCATTTGCCATGAAGGGTATAGCCATGTGCGGGATAAAATCGCAAATGCGCACAACATTGATAGAAATTCCGATATTGAACGCTGCAGTCGCCTGGCTTTGCTCAATGCACTTATTGCGTTTAGCGAAGCCTGTCTCCCTAATATAGAAACCTTGAATATCGGGGCAGAGGACAAGAAAGCCTGTCTGGCATATCTGCTAGCTTCCCAGAAAAGAATGCGGAGCAAAATTGAACAAATTCCGTTGTTAGATCACAATGCGCTGGTCGCTTCGAACAACCTGTCCCAGGACAATCAATATCTGGATCAAATATTATCCAAATCCCTCTCAACAGAGCAGCTGAAGGAAATCACTTCGAACACAACCCATCTCGTTTTGTCCGAATACGTGCTTCCGAAGGAACATGCGCTTTTCGACCATTTAAAGCAATGGATAGAAAACGGCACTCCTAATGGGGCTGGTTGGTTTCCATTCTATGTGTTAGAGATGCACAGCAACTTAAAAAAAGATAACCCCGCCTACTGCAAGAATGCAAGAAGGATACTGCAACAAAAACAACTTGCTGAAATAAAGATTCTCTCCTATACGAATCTGAAAAAGCTCGATGAACTGCATTTTTTATCTTCAAAACTTAAAACAATTCTCCTTGAAGTCCGGCGATCGCTATCTGCGCAGATTCTGGAAGTAAGCCTTGATGTCAAGCTCCTGAACTCAAAAATCGACCGACTTCTGATCGCACATAAAAAGAGCGACAACTGGAATAAGAAATTAAATCTCCACCTATTAAAAGGCTCGTTGAACTACTTCACCGAGTTAAAAGGGCCAAATGGCCCATTCAGAAACCTTGCAATCGAAGGCCAGATTTTAGCTGACATAGTTCAGGTCGAGAAGAGCCAAACCCAGGCATTGCCTATATCAGTCAAAGACTCTCTTGGACGAACAACGAGCCTTCTTGATGGCTTGGAAAATGCCTGGAAAGCAAGAAACAAAGAGACGCTAATTATCGGCGACGGTGGCATGGGAAAGACAATTTCGCTACTCCATCTTTGGGAATCTTATCTAAGCTCCGCAACTGAAAAGAAAACAAAATACTTAGGGCCGGTTCCAATTTTTATTCGGCTTGATGAATATAATATCGTTACTGAGTCGGAACGTGAAGGATTTATAGTTAACCGAATCTGCTGGCACTACCTGGGCGTAAAAACCAAGAATAATGCTACGATAGACGCCCTTTGGGCTGCTCTGACTGTAAAAAGCAGCACAGAATATCCGGCGTTCATTTTACTGATAGATGGCTATAATGAGGTAACAGTAGCGAGGGAACACAAACGACATCTTCTGCTCGAATTGCAGGCACTTAGTCAAAAAACCCACTCCTGCCAATTTGTTCTATCCTCTCGTTACCACCTGGATTTTACCTGGACAAATGATATTCAAACGTTAGTCCTTCAATCGCTGACAGATCAAAATGTCAGAAGCTATCTGAAAAAGCAGGGGATACATTTTGACAGCAATGCGCAAATTGACTCGTTCATTCAAATACCCATGATGCTTACTATTTTTGCAAATACTTGTGAAATAGTAGAGGAATATAAATCTGACGTTAGATTTAATTTAAAAAAGTCAGTTACGACGTCCGGTGAATTACTTTGGAATTTTATTGAATCGCAAATAATAAAGCTGGCAAAAACCTACGAAGTATTCCCATACAAGTACTCATTCAGCGATTTTTTAATACGTCACTTCATTCCATATTTAGCTTACAGAATGGAATATCAGGGGCATTATATTCTAAGCGAGAGTGCAATGCGGAAAATCGTTGATGAGACATGTCAATACTTTTACAACGAGCGTTTTTTAGAAGTCAATCCGAAATACAATTCCCATTTTCTGGACTTCGATTTAGGAAAATCAGGTTTCGCAGAACAGGCGAGCAGATTCGCCAGAATTATTGACGCAATATGCCTGGAAATCGGATTTATAAAAAAAGATTTAAGTGGCTATCAGTTTCTGCATCAGAATTTCAGAGATTTTTTTTCAGTAATCCATATCTTCAACGAGCTCACGAGCGATCGACAGCTTGGAATTCAAACTACGATTCTGCGAGATCGGGTTTTACCTTATGAAATTCGACAATTCCTGGGTCAGGTGCTCGGAGAACACTATCATGAGGAACCGGCATTCTCCCACTCGACACTTCTATTATCCGCCCTAAATAGCAACAGGGGAATTTTTGAAGAGGACTCCGTCGGTTTTACGATAGCCAATATTGTCAACGTATTGCGGGATTGCAGACAGCACCTTGGCGGGATCGACTTCTCAAATCTGAATTTATCCCGAGCGAATTTCCAGAAAGTAAGTTGCTCAACAAAAGTTGTTGACGGTTACCAGACCGCGAACTTCCAAAACAGCCTTATCAATGAGAATTGTTTTATTCGTAGCGAACACCAGGGACAAATTACTGATATCGCATTTCATCCCAAAGGACGCTTTTTCGCATCGGGATCTTTGGATCGGACCATAAAAGTATGGGACATATTTACAGGGCAGTGTCTATATACCCTGGGTAACTCTGGCCAGGAAGGCAGTCACCCATACGGAATTTATAATATCAGTTTCCACCCTACGGAAGACACTCTGTTTTCTACTTATCTGGACGGATCGTTCAAAATTTGGAATCTCACGTCCCGCTCTTGTAGATACACATACCTGAATCCGGAAGTTGTTGAAATTTTGAAAAAGGCATCTCGCTTAGTTTTGTCTCCTGAAGGAAGCCACTTCATTTTTAGCGGCAAAGTATGGCAACTTGGTGACGGTGCGCCGACAGTCGTCAAAGAAGGTTTTCCGTCAGCGGAGATCTTTCACCCGGGCGGTAGTTCGTTTTTGTCTTTCTCTGAGCGCCAAATTTACCTTTGGGATATTGAGACTGGCATAAATATTCACACATTCAAAGGGGTCGACTTGAGTAGATCAAATCCTGACGTCGAAGCCGTCCAGAAAAAGACCAGCTCGGCAAGGTTGCAGCCTAAAAAGGGACACTTGAAAGAGGTGTTATGTGCGTCCTTTCAGCCTGGCGGCGACAAAATTATTACAGGGGGCGTAGATAATGCTGTTTGCGTATGGAATACTAGTTCCACCGACGCGCTTTACATTTTAAAGGAACATACAGGAAACGTGAATTGTGTAGACTTTGGCCCCGATGGATCCACGTTTCTATCTGCTTCTTCGGATAAAACAATTAAGATGTGGGATCTTAATTCCAGACAGTGTTTGCAAACTTTCAAAGCGCATCAAAGCAGTGTCACAAAAGTTAAATTTACGCCGGATGGAAAATTTTTCGTGTCTGCTTCAAATGATCGGACTATTAGGATATGGGAAACCAGATCTGGACAATGCGTTTTTGTAATCGAAAGAACCGAGAGTCCAATAAACCGCTGCGTTTTCGATCGGACAGGTGAGCGTTTTTTGGTCAGTACCTATGACAATTCTATCAGACTTTGGGACTCAAATAGTGGAATTTGTTTAAATACTTTCACCGGTCACGCAGAGAACGTTACAAGTTTGGCATTTAATCCGAATGGTGACCGATTTATCTCAGGATCATCCGACTCGACTATTAATCTGTGGGATGTTCATTCGGGAAAATCTATTGCAACATTCGTCGGTCACACGAAGGAAGTTACTTGCTTGGCGTTCCACCCGAATGGCCAGTCGTTTATTTCCGGATCCAAGGATCGCTCGATAAAGGTGTGGGATATTTCTCATGAACTGGCCCTGAAGTCATTGAACGAGCATCAGATGGCTATCTCATGTCTCCAATTCGACGCTTCGGGTAAATACTTCTTTTCCGGTTCCTGGGATTGTTCCGTCAAGGTTTGGGATTTCGGTAAACTGAATGTCATTAA
This Dyadobacter sp. UC 10 DNA region includes the following protein-coding sequences:
- a CDS encoding ferritin-like domain-containing protein gives rise to the protein MATENVSGVIRDLIEINNDRVAGFEKVIEDINDENVDLKAIFAEYAQQSRKNVQELSAIAGTAPHLEEDKSVSGALHRAWIDVKSLFGGSDRASILSEAERGEDAIKKAYQDALNDNGLPYQAREIVSSQAQGINAAHDRVKALRDTAKA
- a CDS encoding WD40 domain-containing protein, with product MPLLPISLITSLGLSILSGLIKYYKRDITAHSSEIALESLDGIFSGVLGSICHEGYSHVRDKIANAHNIDRNSDIERCSRLALLNALIAFSEACLPNIETLNIGAEDKKACLAYLLASQKRMRSKIEQIPLLDHNALVASNNLSQDNQYLDQILSKSLSTEQLKEITSNTTHLVLSEYVLPKEHALFDHLKQWIENGTPNGAGWFPFYVLEMHSNLKKDNPAYCKNARRILQQKQLAEIKILSYTNLKKLDELHFLSSKLKTILLEVRRSLSAQILEVSLDVKLLNSKIDRLLIAHKKSDNWNKKLNLHLLKGSLNYFTELKGPNGPFRNLAIEGQILADIVQVEKSQTQALPISVKDSLGRTTSLLDGLENAWKARNKETLIIGDGGMGKTISLLHLWESYLSSATEKKTKYLGPVPIFIRLDEYNIVTESEREGFIVNRICWHYLGVKTKNNATIDALWAALTVKSSTEYPAFILLIDGYNEVTVAREHKRHLLLELQALSQKTHSCQFVLSSRYHLDFTWTNDIQTLVLQSLTDQNVRSYLKKQGIHFDSNAQIDSFIQIPMMLTIFANTCEIVEEYKSDVRFNLKKSVTTSGELLWNFIESQIIKLAKTYEVFPYKYSFSDFLIRHFIPYLAYRMEYQGHYILSESAMRKIVDETCQYFYNERFLEVNPKYNSHFLDFDLGKSGFAEQASRFARIIDAICLEIGFIKKDLSGYQFLHQNFRDFFSVIHIFNELTSDRQLGIQTTILRDRVLPYEIRQFLGQVLGEHYHEEPAFSHSTLLLSALNSNRGIFEEDSVGFTIANIVNVLRDCRQHLGGIDFSNLNLSRANFQKVSCSTKVVDGYQTANFQNSLINENCFIRSEHQGQITDIAFHPKGRFFASGSLDRTIKVWDIFTGQCLYTLGNSGQEGSHPYGIYNISFHPTEDTLFSTYLDGSFKIWNLTSRSCRYTYLNPEVVEILKKASRLVLSPEGSHFIFSGKVWQLGDGAPTVVKEGFPSAEIFHPGGSSFLSFSERQIYLWDIETGINIHTFKGVDLSRSNPDVEAVQKKTSSARLQPKKGHLKEVLCASFQPGGDKIITGGVDNAVCVWNTSSTDALYILKEHTGNVNCVDFGPDGSTFLSASSDKTIKMWDLNSRQCLQTFKAHQSSVTKVKFTPDGKFFVSASNDRTIRIWETRSGQCVFVIERTESPINRCVFDRTGERFLVSTYDNSIRLWDSNSGICLNTFTGHAENVTSLAFNPNGDRFISGSSDSTINLWDVHSGKSIATFVGHTKEVTCLAFHPNGQSFISGSKDRSIKVWDISHELALKSLNEHQMAISCLQFDASGKYFFSGSWDCSVKVWDFGKLNVIKNLLGHSNTILSIGFNTDSGTLTTGSEDRTIRIWNISEGIEEKIIHAFPDVITDISFSANSRHLFYASRDGKICTWTETENSWRHRADKFTKNNPIIRLAFSDAGEQLLSVSNQGHIKIRPIRPESEGKDIEIKAGLYVSGCIFFDFHPNSSVSGTFIKTMRDHGAAFDTNDLLNFKLASGTSD